One stretch of Orcinus orca chromosome 15, mOrcOrc1.1, whole genome shotgun sequence DNA includes these proteins:
- the LOC117203706 gene encoding 60S ribosomal protein L31-like, whose product MAPTKKGGEKKGRFTINEVVTREYTINIHRCFHGTGFKERASRALREIQKFAMKETGTPDVHIDARLDKAIWAKGIRNVPYRIHGPLSRKYDDDEDSPNKL is encoded by the coding sequence ATGGCTCCCACAAAGAAGGGTGGTGAGAAGAAGGGCCGCTTCACCATCAACGAGGTGGTGACCAGAGAATACACCATCAACATTCACAGGTGCTTCCATGGAACAGGTTTCAAGGAGCGTGCCTCTCGGGCACTCAGGGAAATCCAGAAATTTGCAATGAAGGAGACGGGGACTCCAGATGTACACATTGATGCTAGGCTCGACAAAGCCATCTGGGCCAAAGGAATAAGGAATGTTCCATACCGTATCCATGGGCCGTTGTCCAGAAAGTATGATGACGATGAAGATTCACCAAACAAGCTCTAA